Within Candidatus Flexicrinis affinis, the genomic segment AAGGGACCGGGCTCGGGCTGAACATCAGCTACAACATCATCGTGCAGAAGCATAAAGGCGAGATTACCGTGGACTCCGAACCCGGTCGCACGTGCTTTACCGTGTCGATCCCGCTTCGCTTGTCGCAAAGCTGACACGCGACCGAACAGGTTGGTCGCACGTGTTGAACGATGTGGCCGTGCGGGCCAATTTTGAACTCCCGTGACGCGAATCCGGTCCAAGCGTATGTTCCCGTTCTCAATTAGTGCTTGGATACAGAATCTACTGCTGGCGCTGGCGCTTCCGCGTAACCGCGACGACCTCGCGGCCCTGATCGAACCAACGGTGCGCGTAGTATGGCCACACCGACTTACCCGGTGAGACGCCATACCGGTTGCGCATGTACGACGGCGTCGGAAAAGCGATACGCACAGCGCATCATGCACGGACATCGGCCGTAGGTTCGGCCCTACCCGCTCCCAGCGATTGCCGACACCGGTCAGCCGTTCGATTCGCGCCACGTCCGCGGGCGGTCTCAGCTAGGAGGTACCGCAACGGAAGGACGATCAGTCCGATCGGCACGACGCCCAACAGGCCGACCGTGACGTACGGCGCCGCGCTCAGACCGGGCTGTCTGCGGCGCGCCGGAGCCGGAGCAGCAACAGGAATGCGCGAAATCCGTACATAGAGTCAACCATCCAACACAGTTGATCGGATTCTTGTATGCGCCCAGAACATCGCCAGCAGGCAGTCTTCGCTGCGCTCGGCATTGCCGTGACCACCAGCCTGATCGTTTTCGCCACCTCGACCGGACTTGCGCGATTCTTTCCTGCGGCGATACTGCTGTTCAGTGGCTGTGCAGCGGCGCTGCTGCTTGCGCCGCGCGCCGACGAAGGACTACCGCCGCATCCGCCCGCACCGAATAGCCCGCCTGGTGAACCTACCGTACCTGAATCTGGGGCATGGACGCCGCGCGAGATCGAGATACTCGAGCTGATCGCCCAGGGCTGTTCCAACACCGAGATCGCCGCCGAACTAGTGATCAGCCACAGCACCGTCAAGACACA encodes:
- a CDS encoding response regulator transcription factor, with product MRPEHRQQAVFAALGIAVTTSLIVFATSTGLARFFPAAILLFSGCAAALLLAPRADEGLPPHPPAPNSPPGEPTVPESGAWTPREIEILELIAQGCSNTEIAAELVISHSTVKTHINNLYRKLAVRSRVQALSRARALQLVS